From the genome of Bosea sp. Tri-49, one region includes:
- the ribD gene encoding bifunctional diaminohydroxyphosphoribosylaminopyrimidine deaminase/5-amino-6-(5-phosphoribosylamino)uracil reductase RibD has product MPDQDEIDRAFMARALELGARGLGQTWPNPSVGAVVVRDGPDGPVVVGEGRTQPGGRPHGEAMAFEQAGAAASGGTLYVTLEPCSHRTVRGGTPCIERTLLAGVRRVVSAMADPNPQIAGLSHALLRMAGVEVKVGVLEDQAQRSHRGHVLRVTEGRPMVTFKVARTADGFAGGAGGARLSISCPESGEWVHRLRVSHDAIMLGIGSVLADDPLLTVRLPGLEIRSPIRVVLDSALRLPLTAKLVQGAATVPLWVIAAEDAPIAAEGKLVAAGVEVMRVSRAADGHLDLGEALRLLATRGITRVFSEGGPTVGEQLALQGFADEVIVSTSPNPLGGDGIVAVRPGLAALLADPEIYAVTEAGQIGCDRFERFTRIA; this is encoded by the coding sequence ATGCCTGACCAGGACGAGATCGACCGCGCCTTCATGGCGCGGGCGCTGGAGCTCGGCGCGCGCGGGCTCGGCCAGACCTGGCCGAATCCGAGCGTCGGCGCCGTCGTGGTACGCGACGGGCCGGATGGGCCCGTGGTCGTCGGCGAGGGCCGCACGCAGCCCGGTGGCCGGCCGCATGGCGAGGCGATGGCCTTCGAGCAGGCCGGAGCGGCCGCGAGCGGCGGTACGCTCTACGTCACGCTGGAGCCCTGCTCGCATCGCACCGTCCGTGGCGGCACCCCTTGCATCGAGCGCACCTTGCTTGCCGGCGTCAGGCGCGTTGTCTCCGCCATGGCCGATCCCAATCCGCAGATCGCCGGTCTCAGCCACGCCCTGCTGCGCATGGCGGGTGTCGAGGTCAAGGTCGGCGTGCTCGAGGATCAGGCGCAGCGCAGCCATCGCGGCCATGTCCTGCGGGTGACTGAAGGCCGGCCGATGGTGACCTTCAAGGTTGCGCGTACGGCTGATGGCTTCGCCGGCGGGGCAGGGGGCGCGCGCCTTTCCATCTCCTGCCCGGAATCGGGCGAATGGGTGCACCGCCTGCGCGTCAGCCACGACGCGATCATGCTCGGCATCGGCAGCGTCCTTGCCGATGACCCACTGCTGACCGTACGTCTGCCCGGGCTCGAAATCCGCTCGCCCATCCGCGTCGTGCTCGATTCCGCGCTCCGCCTGCCGCTGACCGCCAAGCTGGTCCAAGGGGCTGCGACCGTACCGCTCTGGGTGATCGCGGCTGAGGATGCGCCGATCGCCGCGGAGGGGAAGCTGGTCGCCGCCGGTGTCGAAGTCATGCGCGTCTCCCGCGCCGCCGATGGCCATCTCGATCTTGGCGAGGCGCTGCGCTTGCTGGCGACGCGCGGGATCACCCGCGTCTTCTCCGAAGGTGGGCCGACCGTGGGCGAACAATTGGCGCTGCAAGGCTTCGCCGACGAGGTCATCGTCTCGACTTCGCCGAACCCCCTCGGCGGCGATGGCATCGTCGCGGTCAGGCCGGGACTTGCGGCTTTGCTCGCCGATCCCGAGATTTACGCCGTCACCGAAGCGGGGCAGATCGGCTGCGACCGTTTCGAACGTTTCACGAGGATCGCCTGA
- the nrdR gene encoding transcriptional regulator NrdR has product MRCPYCGSLDTQVKDSRPTDDHASIRRRRVCPDCGGRFTTFERVQLRELTVVKRSGRRTVFDRDKLQTSIEVALRKRSVAPERVERMVNGIVRQLESSGEGEVQSSAIGELVMEGLKALDDVAYVRFASVYKNFREARDFEELLGQLGSDEIDTDTKPAPARDDA; this is encoded by the coding sequence ATGCGTTGTCCCTATTGCGGCTCCCTCGACACGCAGGTGAAGGATTCGCGGCCGACCGACGATCACGCCTCGATCCGGCGCCGGCGCGTCTGTCCCGATTGCGGCGGCCGCTTCACCACCTTCGAGCGCGTGCAGCTGCGCGAGCTCACCGTGGTCAAGCGCTCGGGCCGGCGCACCGTCTTCGATCGCGACAAGCTGCAGACCTCGATCGAGGTGGCGTTGCGCAAGCGCTCCGTAGCGCCTGAGCGCGTCGAGCGCATGGTCAACGGCATCGTCCGCCAGCTCGAGAGTTCCGGGGAAGGCGAGGTCCAAAGCTCGGCCATCGGTGAGCTGGTGATGGAGGGGCTGAAGGCGCTCGACGATGTCGCCTATGTCCGCTTCGCCTCGGTCTACAAGAACTTCCGCGAGGCTCGCGATTTCGAGGAGCTACTGGGCCAGCTCGGGAGTGACGAGATCGACACCGACACCAAGCCGGCGCCCGCTCGCGACGATGCCTGA
- the glyA gene encoding serine hydroxymethyltransferase: MTEAALDKHLSNSFFGASLADVDPEIARAIELELGRQRDEIELIASENIVSRAVLEAQGSVMTNKYAEGYPGRRYYGGCQFVDIAEKLAIERACRLFDCQFANVQPNSGSQANQAVFMALMQPGDTFMGLDLAAGGHLTHGAPVNQSGKWFKVVPYGVCVVDQVIDYDAMERLAVENKPKIIVAGGSAYARHWDFARFREIADKVGAYFMVDIAHFAGLVAGGAHPSPFPHAHVVTTTTHKTLRGPRGGMVLTNDEAIAKKINSAVFPGLQGGPLMHVIAAKAVSFEEALRPEFKTYAHAVVANAKALAETLKSKGFDLVTGGTDNHLMLVDLRSKKVTGKAAEAALGRAHITCNKNGIPFDPEKPMVTSGIRLGTPAATSRGFGVAEFKKVGELIAEVLDGLAANGEEGNATVEQAVKAKAHELTARFPIY, from the coding sequence ATGACCGAAGCCGCGCTGGACAAGCACCTCTCCAACTCCTTCTTTGGCGCGTCGCTTGCCGATGTCGATCCGGAGATCGCCCGTGCCATCGAGCTCGAGCTCGGTCGCCAGCGCGACGAGATCGAACTGATCGCTTCCGAGAACATCGTCTCGCGCGCCGTGCTGGAGGCGCAGGGCTCGGTGATGACCAACAAATACGCCGAGGGCTATCCGGGCCGGCGCTATTACGGCGGTTGCCAGTTCGTCGACATCGCCGAGAAGCTTGCGATCGAGCGCGCCTGCCGGCTGTTCGACTGCCAGTTCGCCAATGTCCAGCCGAATTCCGGCAGCCAGGCCAACCAGGCCGTGTTCATGGCGCTGATGCAGCCCGGCGACACCTTCATGGGCCTCGACCTCGCCGCCGGCGGCCATCTCACCCATGGCGCTCCGGTCAACCAGTCGGGCAAGTGGTTCAAGGTCGTGCCCTATGGCGTCTGCGTCGTCGACCAGGTCATCGACTATGACGCGATGGAGCGCCTCGCGGTAGAGAACAAGCCGAAGATCATCGTCGCCGGCGGCTCGGCCTATGCCCGCCACTGGGACTTCGCGCGCTTCCGCGAGATCGCCGACAAGGTCGGCGCCTATTTCATGGTCGACATCGCCCATTTCGCCGGGCTGGTCGCCGGCGGCGCGCATCCGTCGCCATTCCCGCACGCCCATGTCGTCACCACGACCACGCACAAGACCCTGCGTGGCCCGCGCGGCGGCATGGTGCTGACCAATGACGAAGCGATCGCCAAGAAGATCAACTCGGCCGTGTTCCCGGGCCTGCAGGGCGGGCCGCTGATGCATGTCATCGCCGCCAAGGCCGTTTCCTTTGAGGAGGCGCTGCGGCCGGAGTTCAAGACCTACGCCCACGCCGTCGTCGCCAACGCCAAGGCGCTGGCCGAGACCTTGAAGAGCAAGGGCTTCGACCTCGTCACCGGCGGCACCGACAACCACCTGATGCTGGTCGACCTGCGCTCGAAGAAGGTGACCGGCAAGGCGGCCGAGGCCGCGCTCGGGCGCGCCCACATCACCTGCAACAAGAACGGCATCCCCTTCGATCCGGAAAAGCCGATGGTCACCTCGGGCATCCGCCTCGGCACCCCGGCGGCGACCTCGCGCGGCTTCGGCGTCGCCGAATTCAAGAAGGTCGGCGAGCTGATCGCCGAGGTGCTCGATGGCCTCGCTGCCAATGGCGAGGAGGGCAATGCCACCGTCGAGCAGGCGGTCAAGGCCAAGGCCCACGAGCTGACGGCGCGCTTCCCGATCTATTGA
- a CDS encoding TetR/AcrR family transcriptional regulator, which translates to MAESDTRSRIIAAAEMLFYGHGLHSVGIDAIAEAAGVTKRTLYNHFQSKDKLITAYLAARDTPAIERYRQWLGDPGRPLPERIANLFSELADHAKRPKWRGCGFTHAAVELAGQPGHPAVAMAAGHKRRFEAWLAGELREGGLADPEPIARQLAILVEGAIAQMLIHRDTSYALSAGEAAVLIVASHLDAAAHRLQRTTTSSPQATLYTD; encoded by the coding sequence ATGGCTGAGTCGGACACGCGCTCCCGGATCATCGCGGCCGCCGAGATGCTGTTCTATGGGCACGGCCTGCACAGCGTCGGCATCGATGCCATCGCCGAGGCGGCTGGCGTCACCAAGCGCACGCTCTACAATCACTTTCAGAGCAAGGACAAGCTGATCACCGCCTATCTCGCCGCGCGCGACACGCCGGCAATCGAGCGCTACCGGCAATGGCTCGGCGATCCCGGCCGGCCGCTGCCCGAGCGAATCGCGAACCTGTTCAGCGAACTGGCGGACCACGCGAAGCGCCCGAAATGGCGCGGCTGCGGCTTCACCCACGCCGCGGTGGAACTCGCCGGCCAGCCCGGCCATCCGGCCGTGGCGATGGCGGCCGGTCACAAGCGCCGCTTCGAAGCCTGGCTCGCCGGGGAGCTGCGTGAGGGCGGCCTTGCCGACCCGGAGCCGATCGCCCGGCAACTCGCGATCCTCGTCGAGGGTGCGATCGCGCAGATGCTGATCCATCGCGACACCAGCTATGCGCTGTCCGCGGGCGAAGCGGCGGTGCTCATCGTCGCGAGCCATCTCGATGCGGCGGCGCACCGACTGCAGCGCACCACCACCTCCTCTCCGCAGGCTACCCTGTATACCGACTAG
- a CDS encoding MFS transporter, with protein MPTPTPNSWPPALVLSLVAAGTILSISMGLRQSLGLFMEPMVQNAGVSVATFGFAMALQNLAWGIGQPFMGALCDRYGGRLVVIASSALFCAGLYLIGTGSPLGLQLGGGLMIGIAVAGTSHGVLVGIVSRLAAPAVRGTAIAILAATGSLGTFVLAPTAQALIERWSWQGALGGLAALAAGMAAVAFLFRTASPGAAAGPAQQKPDARRAIAEAMADRSFVISTVAFFACGFQLIFIATHLPKYIAICGLPPSVSAEAIALIGICNAVGTLVAGYLCQRWGNKTVLALIYLLRTVSIAVFFTLPVSVETTLVFAAAMGFLWLSVVPPVSGLINGRFGTANFGTLFGVMFLSHQLGAFLGAWLGGLSYEWSGSYATAWIALILVGTLAAILQFLAEDEGSPRPQPA; from the coding sequence GTGCCGACACCGACGCCGAATTCCTGGCCACCAGCCCTGGTCCTGTCGCTCGTCGCGGCCGGAACGATCCTCTCGATCTCGATGGGCTTGCGGCAGAGCCTCGGCCTGTTCATGGAGCCGATGGTCCAGAACGCCGGCGTCTCCGTCGCCACCTTCGGCTTCGCCATGGCGCTGCAGAACCTGGCCTGGGGCATCGGGCAGCCCTTCATGGGCGCGCTCTGCGACCGCTATGGCGGGCGGCTCGTCGTGATCGCCTCATCGGCGCTGTTCTGCGCCGGTCTCTATCTGATCGGGACCGGCAGCCCGCTCGGCCTTCAGCTCGGTGGCGGGCTGATGATCGGCATAGCCGTCGCGGGAACCTCGCATGGCGTGCTGGTGGGCATCGTCTCGCGCCTCGCCGCCCCGGCCGTGCGCGGAACCGCGATCGCGATCCTCGCCGCGACCGGCTCGCTCGGTACCTTCGTGCTGGCGCCGACTGCGCAGGCGCTGATCGAGCGCTGGTCCTGGCAGGGGGCGTTGGGCGGGTTGGCGGCGCTGGCCGCCGGCATGGCGGCGGTGGCCTTCCTCTTCCGGACCGCCAGCCCCGGCGCCGCAGCGGGACCGGCACAGCAGAAGCCAGATGCGCGCCGCGCCATCGCCGAGGCCATGGCCGACCGCTCCTTCGTGATCTCGACCGTCGCCTTCTTCGCCTGCGGTTTTCAGCTGATCTTCATCGCGACGCATCTGCCAAAATACATCGCCATCTGCGGGCTGCCGCCCTCCGTCAGCGCCGAGGCGATTGCGCTCATCGGCATCTGCAATGCGGTCGGCACCCTCGTCGCCGGCTATCTCTGCCAGCGTTGGGGCAACAAGACCGTGCTGGCGCTGATCTATCTCCTGAGGACGGTCTCGATTGCCGTGTTCTTTACCCTGCCCGTCAGCGTCGAGACGACGCTCGTCTTCGCCGCCGCCATGGGGTTTCTCTGGCTGAGCGTCGTCCCGCCGGTCAGCGGCCTGATCAATGGGCGCTTCGGCACGGCGAATTTCGGGACGCTGTTCGGCGTGATGTTCCTGAGCCACCAGCTCGGAGCCTTTCTCGGTGCCTGGCTCGGCGGGCTGAGCTATGAATGGAGCGGCAGCTATGCGACCGCCTGGATCGCGCTGATCCTCGTCGGCACGCTGGCGGCGATCCTGCAGTTCCTGGCTGAGGACGAAGGGTCACCACGGCCGCAGCCGGCATAA
- a CDS encoding helix-turn-helix domain-containing protein, whose protein sequence is MYVLDIGEVAERSGVAPSTLRYYEEIGLIASLGRQGLRRQFDGDVLLKLSLIAMGKAAGFSLEEIAGMFGRDGKPDIPRDQLRERADALQRQMIELRTLRDVLRHVADCPAPSHLECPTFRKLMQAASHRKLAYRPTNGPRSGRKVASKP, encoded by the coding sequence ATGTATGTCCTGGATATTGGCGAGGTGGCGGAACGCTCGGGCGTCGCGCCCTCGACCCTGCGCTATTACGAGGAGATCGGCCTGATCGCCTCGCTCGGGCGGCAAGGCCTGCGGCGGCAATTCGATGGTGACGTGCTTCTGAAGCTGTCGCTGATCGCCATGGGCAAGGCGGCCGGTTTCTCGCTTGAGGAGATCGCCGGCATGTTCGGGCGGGACGGCAAGCCAGATATCCCGCGCGACCAGCTGCGCGAGCGGGCCGATGCTTTGCAGCGGCAGATGATCGAATTGCGGACGCTGCGGGATGTCCTACGCCACGTTGCCGACTGCCCGGCCCCGAGCCATCTGGAATGCCCGACCTTCCGCAAGCTCATGCAGGCGGCATCGCACAGAAAGCTCGCCTATCGTCCAACGAATGGTCCTCGGTCCGGCCGAAAGGTGGCGTCGAAGCCTTGA
- a CDS encoding MFS transporter, translating into MEAILISRQIPIWQDRRAIALLMAASLTTMANATIAPALPGLERLFADDPNAALLTRLLVPAPSLSVALCAPLAGIAADRIGRRKLLLFGVVLFVISGCAGLVLPDLSTIFASRLVLGIAVALIMTAQTALIGDYFTGDNRNALTGLQISARNLGGLVFILTAGWVATISPRLPFAIYGLAAAFLPLMWLVIVDPPRLSPATRPGQIGAGEDRSPWRLLFASLVLLQAVTNMIFFIMPTQLSFFLDAQGYDSAIMTGSALGVLMLSGGGFALLYPRIQRAVGYAGIFALGYGAMALGFLLLVTASATPAIFAAVTAIGAGYALVSPSFIALALNLAPPQKRGLAGGVLTASIFIGQFCSPLLSTPLIAGYRYPGLFGGTAVLLAAMTATALLAGGAGRLRRQ; encoded by the coding sequence ATGGAAGCCATTCTCATATCAAGGCAAATCCCGATCTGGCAGGATCGGCGCGCAATCGCCCTTTTGATGGCGGCATCGCTCACGACGATGGCGAACGCGACGATTGCTCCGGCCCTGCCCGGGCTCGAGCGCCTGTTCGCAGATGATCCCAACGCCGCGCTGCTAACGCGCCTTCTGGTGCCGGCGCCCTCACTCAGTGTCGCGCTCTGCGCCCCGCTCGCCGGGATCGCAGCCGACAGGATCGGGCGGCGCAAGCTGCTGCTCTTCGGCGTCGTCCTGTTCGTCATCTCCGGCTGCGCCGGGCTCGTTCTGCCGGACCTGTCGACGATCTTTGCCAGCCGCCTAGTGCTCGGCATTGCGGTCGCGCTCATCATGACGGCGCAAACGGCGCTGATCGGCGACTACTTCACCGGCGACAACCGCAACGCCTTGACCGGCCTGCAGATCTCGGCCCGCAATCTCGGCGGCCTCGTCTTCATCCTCACCGCCGGCTGGGTCGCGACGATCTCACCGCGCCTGCCTTTCGCGATCTATGGTCTCGCAGCCGCTTTCCTGCCGCTGATGTGGCTGGTCATCGTCGATCCACCACGCCTATCGCCGGCGACTCGGCCGGGCCAGATAGGGGCTGGTGAAGATCGCTCTCCTTGGCGCCTCCTCTTCGCCTCGCTGGTGCTGCTGCAGGCCGTCACCAACATGATCTTCTTCATCATGCCGACGCAGCTATCCTTCTTTCTGGACGCGCAGGGTTATGACAGCGCGATCATGACCGGTTCAGCGCTCGGCGTGCTGATGCTGTCGGGCGGCGGCTTTGCGCTACTCTATCCGCGCATCCAGCGCGCCGTCGGCTATGCCGGCATCTTCGCGCTGGGCTATGGCGCGATGGCGCTGGGTTTCCTGCTGCTGGTCACCGCCTCGGCGACCCCCGCGATCTTCGCCGCTGTCACGGCGATCGGCGCAGGCTACGCCCTAGTCTCGCCGAGCTTTATCGCCCTCGCGCTCAATCTCGCACCGCCGCAGAAGCGTGGCCTGGCCGGCGGCGTCCTCACTGCCTCGATCTTCATCGGTCAGTTCTGCTCGCCGCTACTCAGCACGCCTTTGATCGCCGGCTACCGCTATCCCGGCCTGTTCGGCGGCACGGCCGTGCTGCTCGCCGCGATGACTGCAACAGCATTGCTGGCGGGTGGCGCCGGCCGGCTGCGCAGGCAATAG
- the nhaA gene encoding Na+/H+ antiporter NhaA: MSQRTCDIPGYKKTGDAGVTQDAQQIEAEAPDWPPKRRSPLHAFFESGAAAGVLLVLAAANALIIANSPLGLLYFKVLEAKVAGLSILHWINDALMALFFLLVGLEIKREFIEGQLATWSRRALPAFAALGGMIAPALIYVALARGDAEAIRGWAIPAATDIAFALGVLAILGSRVPVSLKIFLTALAILDDLGAILIIALFYSGDLSLPMLAGAAACLAVLIALNLRGVRSLPLYLVIGAVLWFFVLKSGIHATLAGVALALTIPLAGRGTESDEPEHSPLHTLEHRLHPWSSYFIVPVFGFANAGVSIAGMSPSLLLTPVPLGIVLGLFLGKQIGVFGFAWLAVRLGLGTMPAKATWAQVYGVSLLCGIGFTMSLFIGALAFANNASLNDATKIGVLAGSALSAAIGYVVLHVAGRHLAKEEDEPVPAIIPRKRVH, translated from the coding sequence ATGTCGCAGCGCACCTGCGATATCCCAGGCTACAAGAAGACGGGGGATGCCGGCGTGACCCAGGATGCGCAGCAGATCGAAGCCGAAGCTCCGGATTGGCCGCCGAAGCGCCGCTCGCCCCTGCACGCTTTCTTCGAGAGCGGCGCCGCGGCCGGCGTCCTGCTCGTCCTCGCTGCAGCGAACGCGCTGATCATCGCCAATTCGCCGCTCGGCCTGCTCTATTTCAAGGTGCTGGAGGCGAAGGTCGCCGGCCTCTCGATCCTGCACTGGATCAACGACGCGCTGATGGCGCTGTTCTTCCTGCTCGTCGGACTGGAGATCAAACGCGAGTTCATCGAGGGCCAGCTTGCGACCTGGAGCCGGCGAGCCCTACCCGCCTTCGCAGCGCTCGGCGGCATGATCGCGCCCGCGCTGATCTATGTCGCGCTCGCCCGCGGCGACGCCGAGGCGATACGGGGCTGGGCGATTCCGGCTGCCACCGATATCGCCTTCGCGCTCGGCGTGCTCGCCATCCTCGGCTCGCGCGTGCCGGTCTCGCTCAAGATCTTCCTGACCGCGCTCGCCATTCTCGACGATCTCGGCGCGATCCTGATCATTGCTCTGTTCTATTCCGGCGACCTCTCGCTGCCGATGCTGGCCGGCGCCGCGGCCTGCCTTGCCGTGCTGATCGCGCTCAACCTGCGCGGCGTGCGCTCGCTGCCGCTCTATCTCGTCATCGGCGCAGTGCTCTGGTTCTTCGTGCTGAAATCGGGCATCCACGCCACGCTCGCCGGTGTCGCGCTGGCGCTGACCATTCCGCTTGCCGGCCGCGGCACCGAGAGCGACGAGCCCGAGCATTCGCCACTGCACACGCTGGAGCACAGGCTCCATCCCTGGTCGTCCTATTTCATCGTGCCGGTCTTCGGCTTCGCCAATGCCGGCGTCTCGATCGCCGGCATGTCGCCGTCGCTGCTCTTGACGCCGGTACCGCTCGGCATCGTGCTCGGGCTCTTCCTCGGCAAGCAGATCGGCGTCTTCGGCTTCGCCTGGCTCGCGGTCCGGCTCGGCCTCGGCACCATGCCGGCCAAGGCGACCTGGGCGCAGGTCTATGGCGTCTCGCTGCTTTGCGGCATCGGCTTCACCATGAGCCTGTTCATCGGCGCCCTGGCCTTCGCCAACAATGCCTCGCTCAACGATGCGACCAAGATCGGCGTGCTCGCCGGCTCGGCGCTGTCGGCGGCGATCGGCTATGTCGTGCTCCATGTCGCCGGGCGGCATCTGGCGAAGGAAGAGGATGAGCCCGTGCCGGCGATCATTCCCCGAAAAAGGGTTCATTGA
- a CDS encoding oxidoreductase has protein sequence MKTWFITGASRGFGLRIARLALERGDNVVATARRAPAVVEALGEHPRLLALSLDVTEEKQTRAAAEAAILRFGAIDVLLNNAGYGLLGAVEEASAQEVEQLYRTNVFGLLNVTRAVLPHMRARRSGRILNISSIGGYRSAAGFGVYCSTKFAVEGLSEALHAELAPLGIHVTVVEPGYFRTDFLDASSLSISPHGIADYNGTAGAVRTHASALNHQQPGDPDKLAQVLVGFADAPNPPVRLPLGSDTIAAIEAKQAADAEILREWRPVSLSTDFAEAPAT, from the coding sequence ATGAAGACCTGGTTCATCACCGGCGCATCGCGCGGTTTCGGCCTGCGCATTGCGCGCCTTGCACTGGAGCGCGGCGACAATGTCGTCGCCACCGCGCGCCGCGCGCCGGCAGTCGTCGAAGCACTGGGCGAGCATCCGAGGCTTCTCGCCCTGTCGCTCGACGTGACCGAGGAAAAGCAGACCCGAGCAGCCGCCGAGGCTGCGATCCTTCGCTTCGGAGCGATTGATGTGCTGCTGAACAATGCTGGCTACGGCCTGCTCGGCGCGGTCGAGGAGGCGAGCGCCCAGGAGGTGGAACAGCTTTACCGCACCAATGTGTTCGGCCTGCTCAACGTCACACGCGCCGTGCTGCCGCATATGCGGGCGCGCCGATCGGGCCGCATCCTCAATATCTCGTCGATCGGCGGCTATCGCAGCGCCGCCGGCTTCGGCGTCTATTGCTCGACCAAGTTCGCGGTCGAGGGGCTGTCCGAGGCGCTGCATGCCGAACTCGCTCCGCTCGGCATCCATGTCACGGTGGTCGAGCCCGGCTATTTCCGCACGGATTTTCTCGACGCATCCTCGCTCTCGATCAGTCCGCACGGCATCGCCGACTATAACGGCACGGCCGGCGCCGTGCGCACGCACGCCTCCGCTCTGAACCATCAGCAGCCTGGCGACCCCGACAAGCTCGCGCAGGTGCTGGTCGGGTTCGCCGATGCGCCGAACCCGCCCGTGCGGCTGCCTCTGGGCAGCGACACGATCGCGGCGATCGAAGCGAAGCAGGCGGCGGATGCCGAGATCCTGCGTGAGTGGCGGCCAGTCTCGCTTTCCACCGACTTCGCCGAGGCACCAGCCACCTGA
- a CDS encoding helix-turn-helix domain-containing protein, translating to MADESGTLGNAPASLGRILDRAPPVTDAVLRGDTRLTAPWGHGALHDYLPGMAGHVVITYYGEPQEIVWRSAGERLAGKTRSGTITIIPQGHDGRWDIAGPIGVSHVFLPHQRLLACAEQLTGGKPLELLGRVGFEDPIAARVMEMLGRDAGAAADPAAQLFVEQATDLLVVQLLRGHSSFGAIAAPAQRGLADWQVRKVTSYMQDHLGEAVGLDDLAALVGLSRFHFCTAFRKATGRTPHAQLVELRMDQARRLLTSPELAVTDIALTVGYETPSSFTAAFRKATGVTPSAFRQRL from the coding sequence ATGGCGGATGAGAGCGGGACGCTAGGCAATGCGCCGGCCTCGCTCGGGCGTATCCTCGACCGGGCACCGCCGGTCACCGATGCCGTCCTGCGCGGTGACACTCGCCTGACCGCTCCCTGGGGCCATGGCGCCCTGCACGACTACCTGCCGGGCATGGCCGGCCATGTCGTCATCACCTATTACGGCGAGCCGCAGGAAATCGTCTGGCGCAGCGCCGGCGAGCGCCTGGCCGGCAAGACCCGTTCGGGAACGATCACGATCATTCCCCAGGGCCATGACGGGCGCTGGGACATCGCCGGGCCGATCGGCGTCAGCCACGTCTTTCTCCCGCATCAGCGGCTTCTCGCCTGCGCCGAGCAGCTGACCGGTGGCAAGCCCCTCGAACTGCTCGGCCGCGTCGGTTTCGAGGACCCCATCGCCGCGCGCGTCATGGAGATGCTGGGCCGCGACGCTGGAGCCGCGGCCGATCCGGCTGCACAGCTCTTCGTCGAACAGGCGACTGATCTGCTCGTCGTCCAGCTCCTGCGCGGCCACTCCTCCTTCGGCGCGATCGCGGCTCCCGCACAGCGCGGCCTCGCCGACTGGCAGGTCCGCAAGGTCACGAGCTATATGCAGGATCACCTCGGCGAGGCGGTCGGGCTCGACGACCTCGCCGCGCTGGTCGGCCTCAGCCGCTTCCACTTCTGCACCGCGTTCCGGAAGGCGACCGGTCGCACGCCGCACGCCCAGCTCGTCGAGCTGCGGATGGACCAGGCCCGGCGCTTATTGACCAGTCCGGAGCTGGCGGTGACCGACATCGCCCTCACCGTCGGCTACGAGACGCCCTCTTCCTTCACAGCGGCGTTCCGCAAGGCGACCGGCGTGACGCCGAGCGCGTTCCGCCAGCGGCTGTAG
- a CDS encoding SDR family oxidoreductase, whose translation MTKKTILITGAAGGFGKGAAIGMAKNGHDIIATVHVSSQVTALREEVAALGLSDRIRVERLDLTDAYDIKQALKWDFDVLWNNAGMGEAGPVWEIPLDLLRKNFEVNVFLPLLLTQGVVQRWVREGKSQGKKVVFTSSMGGLFTPANWGTYVSTKHALESIAEALQQELASYGVKIQTINPGAYYTGYNETMADNPFRWLDDEVNFTKRAELRKGFDDFFATPEGKMDPAEMIERMIEIVPADEGNFRNVVPKQIEDMLKAHQLAAWTNRI comes from the coding sequence ATGACCAAGAAGACCATCCTCATCACCGGCGCCGCAGGCGGCTTCGGCAAGGGCGCCGCCATCGGCATGGCGAAGAACGGCCACGACATCATCGCCACCGTCCACGTCTCGTCGCAGGTGACGGCATTGCGCGAGGAAGTCGCCGCGCTGGGGCTCTCCGACCGCATCCGTGTCGAGCGGCTCGACCTGACCGACGCCTACGACATCAAGCAGGCGCTCAAATGGGATTTCGACGTGCTCTGGAACAATGCCGGGATGGGCGAGGCCGGTCCGGTCTGGGAAATCCCGCTCGACCTCCTCCGCAAGAACTTCGAGGTCAACGTCTTCCTGCCGCTGCTCCTGACGCAGGGCGTCGTCCAGCGCTGGGTCCGCGAGGGCAAGAGCCAGGGCAAGAAGGTCGTCTTCACCTCGTCCATGGGCGGTCTGTTCACGCCGGCCAACTGGGGCACCTATGTCTCGACCAAGCATGCGCTGGAATCGATCGCTGAGGCCCTGCAACAGGAGCTGGCCTCCTACGGGGTCAAGATCCAGACCATCAATCCGGGCGCCTATTACACCGGCTACAACGAGACGATGGCGGACAATCCGTTCCGCTGGCTCGATGACGAGGTCAACTTCACTAAGCGTGCCGAGCTGCGCAAGGGCTTCGACGACTTCTTCGCCACGCCGGAAGGCAAGATGGACCCGGCCGAGATGATCGAACGGATGATCGAGATCGTCCCGGCCGACGAAGGCAATTTCCGCAACGTCGTGCCGAAGCAGATCGAGGACATGCTGAAGGCGCACCAGCTCGCAGCCTGGACGAACCGGATCTGA